The sequence TTCGACTCATTCACCACAGGACTGTAGGTTGGGAGCGGCTGATAATTGGTATCAAAGCCGCCGCCTTGCACCATAAAGCCTGGGATCAAGCGGTGAAAAATACTGCCTTCATAGCTGCCATCATCCACGTAGCGTAAAAAATTGGCTACGGTGGCCGGAGCGGCCGCTTCGTTTAACTCCACCTGCATGGTGCCCATATTGGTGACTAATTCGACCTTGGGGCCGGCCCATGCCGAGGTAGCTGCCAGCAAGCTGGCAGCAAATAACATTACCGATTTCATTATTGAGCTCCAATAAATTGCTGCACGTCACGATCGTTTAGCATGTCTTTGAGCATTAAACTCAATTGTTCGTTAACGGCGTCTTTCACTTTATCTAGCTCTGGGTGCAAGCGACCCGGAAACTCGGCTTGGGCACTGCGACGATACTGCTTAGTAATGGTGCGACCATCACGCTTTAACACCAGTTTCATGCGCAACTGCTGCACCACGTCATAGCTGATGTGACCGCGGATCACGCGGGCCAATACTTCTTCCAATTCCAGCTGGATTTGGGTTGGAGAGCCTTGTTCAATAAAGGCGCCTTGGTTGCTAAAACCTTGGGCGAGGGCTTGCTCCATTTGCACTTTAATGTTGTTACTGGCGCCCACCACTACAGGTGCTTTATTATTTTGCTCAATCTGAATGATGTAGTCATTCTTACGCTTATCTTGGCTGCTTAAGCTGACCGCTTGGCCGCGATATACGCCGCCTTGAGCATCAACGGTGGGCTGCACATCCACGGCAACCGGATAATAGCTGGCACAGGCCGTGAGGCTGAGCGCCAATACGCCGGTCATTAACCATTTAATCGCTTTCATAATGAGTCCTTAACTAGGTTGAATGGCTTTGAGAATAACGAATTTAGGATTAGATGCCACCACAGTCTGGTTGCCAAATAACCGGATCAGTTTGTGATGGTAATCAAGATGGCGATTGCCCACCACCCATAGCTCGCCGCCGGAGCGTAGTACGCGCTTGGCATCCACAAACATTTCCCAGGCAATATGGTCGGTAATGGCCTGCTGCTGGTGAAATGGCGGATTACATAAAATAATATCGATACTGTCGGAAGCCACGCCATCGAGACAGTTATTGACCGAAAAATGCGCACGAGTCAGTGCTTGAGGTAAATTATGCTGCACATTATGGCGGGCACTGGCGATGGCCATGTAAGACTCATCGGTAAAGGTCACCTCGGCTTGTGGGTTTTGTACTAATGCCATTAAACCCAAGACACCATTGCCGCAACCTAAGTCGACAATATGACCGCTTTGCTCTTTCGGCAGATGCTCTAAGAACAGGCGCGCGGCAATATCTAAGCTGCTGCGGGCGAACACGTTGGCGTGGTTATACAGGGTAAAGTCGGTGCCATCTAAGGGCCAGGCTAATGGCTGGGGCAGGGCGGCGGCCTTAAGTTTAGGATCTGGAGTGCAAAATATCAGCCGCGCTTTCTTCCAGGCTAAACTGGTTTTAGTGGGGCCTAAATAGCGCTCAAACAAAGCCAAGGTAGAGCTGCGCACCTCTTTTGCCTTGCCCGCCGCGATGACGCGGGTTTGTGGGCTGACAATTTGGCTCAATTGAGCCAGTTGATATTCGAGCATGGCATTGTTTTTCGGTAATTTAATCAACACCACTTGCGGCGCGTCATCTTCTGAGGGCCAAGACGCCAGGCTAGACAGGGTTTGCCAGGTTTCTGGCAACTGGTTGTCATGGGCGTTTGCGGTGCAGGCCAACTCACTAATGCGCGAGTCGGTCAGGCTATAAGGCTGATAGTTATGCAGTGCCAAGGTTAGGGCACCAAAGCCGTCATTTAAAATCAATACCCGAGTGCTGGCATCCAGCTCAAGGGCGGCGAGCTCGTTGATCAAATATTCATCCGCCGCTTCCCAGGCTTGAAGCTTGTCTTGGGCTTTACGAGGGTAACGGAGTAACGACAGCTCGCCACCCCCAGGGAGGGGAAAATGATGATTCATACAAATTAGGCCCAAAGGAAAAAAATCATTTTAACAGTTAACAGAGGAAAAGCAGCATGCCGCTATTCATCGAGTCCGCCAAAGGGGAAAATATTGAGCCTGCAACCGAGGTAAACACTATCACGCCTGCTGGGTTGCCATTAGCGCACGGGCGGCTATTATGGTGGCCGAATGCCTTTGCTGTAGAAGCGGATACTTGGTTTACCCAGCTCAAAAAAAGCGAAATTTCGTGGCAACAACATACGCTGCGCATGTTTGGGCGTGAGCTTAATGAGCCCAGGCTGTCTTGTTGGATGAGCGAGTTGCCTTATCGCTATTCGGGAAAAACTCGAAAGCCCGTCCCTTGGCATCCTGTGGTGCGAGAGATCTGCCAGCGGGTGAGCGATATTTGCGAGCAGCCCTTTAATGGCGTGCTGCTTAATTGGTATCGTGACGGTCAAGACAGCATGGGCTGGCATGCAGACGATGAGCCTGAGCTAGGTATCAATCCCACGGTTGCGTCGGTGAGCTTAGGTGCTACGCGACGCTTTAAGCTTAGGCATAACTTAAGGCCCGAACTACGGCATGAGTTAAGGCCCGAGCTAAGACCCAAAGCAGACGGTCATAGTGCAGCACCAAGAGAACTGCTATTAAATCATGGTAGTTTGCTGGTGATGGCAGGCGAAATGCAGCATCATTGGCAGCACGCTTTACCGAAAATGGCTGCCTGTTCAACGCCGCGCATCAATTTAACATTTCGCTGGCTGGTAGAATAACTGCCCGCGCCTGAAAATATTTGTCACCTGACTTGAAAGTCGGCGTTGGCCAGTACGGTCTTAACTTGTTGACACTCATCTGGGAGTTAATCATGTCGATACAAGCTCAAATTGAGCAAAAAGTGCAAGCGGCCTTAGCGCCTGAGCACCTAGAAGTGATTAATGAAAGTTATATGCACCGCGTGCTACCCGGCTCAGAAACCCATTTTAAAGTGATCGTCGTCAGCGCGCAGTTTAGCGATAAACGCCTATTGGCTCGCCATCGCATGCTCAACCAACTGCTCGCCGATGAGCTGAATGAAGGCGTACATGCCTTGGCATTGCACACTCTCACTCCCGCCGAATGGCAAGCGCGGGAAGCCGTTCCTCAGAGCCCGCCTTGTCGCGGACAAGGAGGCGTATCGAACTAGCTCAACGTCGCCCTATTGACGAGTACTACCATTAGTGAGTGTCCACTCACCTTGTAAAAGCCAATCATCAGTCCATGCACCGCTTGTAATTATCAGATTTTGTCGCTTGGCCGTATAAGCCGTAACGCTTTATGCAAAGAGACACTAAATGTTGGTAATTGCCATGGCAGCCAGTGTGTGAAAAATGCTAACATTATGCGCCCTTAATTTCGGGCTGGATGTTACCGGACTGTGGTCAGGCTGTTGATGACATGATAGTGGACAGACCGGTAGCGACTCATCAGCATGTTGTCATGTCTGACATGGCAAGTACCTGTCTTCCTCTAACAAGTAGTGCAAGTGAGTATGATTACAATAAAAAAAGGACTGGACCTCCCGATTACCGGGGCACCAGAGCAAGTAATCTACGATGGTCCTGCCATCAAGCGAGTTGCAACGCTGGGTGAAGAGTTTGTGGGCATGCGCCCTACCATGTACGTCAAGGTAGAGGATCGTGTTAAAAAAGGTCAGATTATCTTCGAAGATAAGAAGAATCCTGGCGTTAAATTCACAGCTCCCGCCGCCGGCACCGTGGTTGAAATTAACCGTGGCGCTAAGCGTGTACTGCAATCTGTAGTGATTGCCGTTGATGACAGTGAAGATCAGATTACGTTTTCAAAATATGCTTCAGCAGAACTCGCCACATTAGAACGCGATACCGTTCGCGAACAGCTCGTTGAGTCGGGTATGTGGACAGCACTGCGTACTCGCCCGTTCAGCAAAGTACCCGCTGTGGGCACAGTGCCGAGCTCTATTTTCGTGACCGCCATGGATACCAATCCATTAAGCGCCAATGCTGAACTGATCATCAAAGAAAATGCGCAAGCCTTTACTGATGGTCTATTAGTATTAAGCCGCTTAACTGATGGCCAAGTTAACGTCTGTAAAGGCGAAGGCAATCTACCCCAAGCACAAGCCGCTAGTATCAAAGAGCATGTGTTCACGGGTGTGCACCCTGCCGGCTTACCAGGCACGCACATTCACCATATTGACCCTATCGTACCGGGCAAAGTGGTGTGGGCTATCAACTACCAAGATGTGATTGCCGTTGGCAAATTGTTCACTACAGGTGAGTTGTTTACCGATCGCGTGATTGCCTTGGCAGGCCCCGTGGTGCAAAAGCCTCGCTTGTTGCGTACCCGCATCGGTGCTTCATTAGAAACACTGACCGCAGGCGAGCTGCAAGAAGGTGAAAACCGCGTTATTTCCGGCTCTGTGCTCTACGGTACTGCCGCGAATGGTCCTCATGCTTACTTGGGTCGTTACCATCTGCAGGTGTCAGTCATTGCCGAAGGCCGTGAAAAAGAACTGTTTGGCTGGTTAGCGCCAGGTGCCAACAAGTTCTCCGTCACTCGTGCTTACTTGAGTCACCTGACGAAAGGCAAGCTGTTTGACCTGACCACCACTACTAACGGTTCAGCGCGAGCCATGGTGCCAATCGGTAACTACGAGCGCATTATGCCGCTGGATATTTTACCGACCGTGTTGCTGCGTGATTTATTGTCTAACGACACCGACGGTGCCATCACCTTAGGCTGCTTAGAGTTGGATGAAGAAGATCTGGCGCTCTGTACCTATGTGTGTCCAGGCAAATACGATTATGGACTCGCGCTGCGCAAGTGTCTGACCACAATTGAGCTAGAGGGTTAAGTAATGAGCTTAAAACACACTCTGGAAAAGGTTGAACACCATTTCGAGCCGGGTGGAAAATACGAAAAGTTTTACGCCCTGTATGAAGCGGTCGCCACCGTGCTCTATACCCCAGGTATGGTTACGCGCAACTCCTCTCATGTGCGCGACAGTATCGATCTGAAGCGCATCATGATCATGGTTTGGTTAGCTACCTTCCCAGCCATGTTCTTTGGTATGTATAACTCAGGTGGGCAAACCATTGCAGCCCTGATGAACATGCATAGCCCAGCAGATCTGGCCGGCATTATTGATGGCAACTGGCGTTACAGTCTTGCGCAAACCCTTGGGGCAACCCTAGGTGAAGGCGCAGGCTGGGGCAGCAAGTTGCTGTTGGGCGCCACTTACTTCCTGCCTATTTATGCGACCGTGTTCTTGGTGGGTGGTTTTTGGGAAGTCATTTTTGCCAGTGTGCGCAAGCACGAAGTAAACGAAGGCTTCTTCGTAACTTCTGTGCTGTTCGCCTTGATTGTTCCTGCCACCTTGCCGTTATGGCAAGCAGCCCTAGGTATCACCTTTGGTGTGGTAGTTGCCAAAGAAATCTTTGGCGGCACCGGTAAGAACTTCTTGAACCCAGCATTAGCCGGCCGTGCTTTCCTGTTTTTCGCCTATCCGGCAGAAATTTCAGGTGACACAGTCTGGACTGCCGTAGACGGCTTCTCGGGTGCAACTGCACTGGGTCAGTGGTCTGCAGGGGGTGTTTCGGCCTTGATGGACGTGAACACCAACAGCGCGATTAGCTGGACGCAGGCCTTTATCGGTCATATGCAAGGTTCGATTGGTGAAGTGTCGACGCTGGCTATTTTGCTGGGCGGCGGTTTCATCGTCTATATGGGCTTTGCCTCATGGCGGATAGTGGCGGGCGTGATGCTCGGCATGATTGCCATGTCTGCGCTGTTTAACGTGATCGGCTCCGACACCAACGCCATGTTCAGCATGCCGTGGTATTGGCATCTGGTGGTGGGCGGCTTCGCGTTCGGTATGATGTTTATGGCGACGGATCCGGTATCGGCTTCCTTTACCAATAAAGGTAAATGGTGGTACGGCGCATTGATCGGCGTGATGGTAGTGCTGATCCGTGTGGTTAACCCCGCCTTCCCTGAAGGTATGATGCTGGCTATTTTGTTCGCCAACCTGTTCGCTCCCTTGTTTGACCACGTGGTGGTGCAAGCGAATATCAAACGGAGACTGGCTCGTGGCTAAGAAAGAATCTGTTGGCAGAACATTTACTGTCATTATCGTCTTGTGTTTGGTGTGCTCTGTGGTGGTATCTGGCGCGGCTGTATTGCTCAAGCCTACCCAAGAGCTTAACAAAGCGCTGGACGTGCAAACTAACATAGTTCAAGTCGCCGGCTTTGGCCGTCAAAACGTGGCTGAAAACTATGAGAAATTCATAGATGCTCGGTTGTGGGACATCGAAAAAGGCGAGTTTTCTGATAAGTCGGCTGAAGGTTACGACCAACGCGCCGCTGCTAAAGAAAACGACACCAGTATCAAGCTAGTGCCGAGCGAAGACCCAGGTGGTATTCGTCGTCGTGCTGACTTGGTGCCTGTGTACTTGGCCAAAGACGAAGACGGTAATTTGGACAGTATTATTCTGCCCATTCATGGTCAGGGCCTGTGGTCCACCATGTACGCCTTCGTTGCCGTTGCACCCGATGGCAATACCATTAAAGGCATCACTTACTACGAACAGGGCGAAACCCCAGGTTTGGGTGGTGAAGTGGAAAACCCTAACTGGCGTGAACAGTTTGTGGGTAAGAAGCTGTATGACGAAAATGGTAAGCCCGCGATTAAAATCGTGAAAGGCGGTGCACCTGCCGGTACTCCTTCAAGTGTTGATGGTTTGTCTGGTGCTACCTTAACCTCTAACGGTGTGCAGCATACCTTTGATTTCTGGTTAGGCGACAAGGGCTTTGGTCCTTTCCTGACTAAGGTACAAAAAGGAGAGCTCAACAATGGCTGATAAAGCAGAAGTTAAAAAGGTTCTTTTTGGGCCTATTATCGGCAATAACCCCATTACGCTTCAGGTACTGGGCATCTGCTCGGCCTTGGCGGTCACCTCACAAATGCAAACTGCATTCGTGATGTCCTTGGCGGTCATTGCGGTAACGGCGTTTTCAAACCTGTTTATCTCATTGGTGCGTAATCAGATCCCAAACTCGGTGCGAATTATCGCGCAGATGGCGATTATTGCCTCTTTGGTAATCGTGGTGGATCAGATCCTCAAAGCGTACGCCTATGACATCTCTAAGCAGTTGTCGGTATTCGTTGGTTTGATTATTACCAACTGTATCGTGATGGGTCGTGCCGAAGCTTATGCCATGAAGAGCCCGCCTTTGATGTCGTTTTATGACGGTATCGGTAACGGCATGGGTTATGGCTTGATCTTGCTGATCGTTGCCACCCTTCGTGAGCTGTTTGGCTCTGGTACTTGGTTTGGCATCGAAATCCTGCCGTTGGTTAAGAATGGTGGTTGGTACCAGGCGAACGGTTTAATGCTGTTACCCCCGAGTGCTTTCTTTATTATCGGCGGCATTATCTGGGTACTGCGTACCATGCGTCCCGATCAGGTTGAGGCGAAGGAGTAAGCATGGAACATTTTATTAGTTTGTTTGTTCGTGCCATTTTCATCGAAAACATGGCATTGGCCTTCTTCCTCGGTATGTGTACCTTTTTGGCAGTATCGAAAAAGGTAAAAACCTCGTTTGGTTTGGGCGTAGCGGTAGTCGTGGTGTTGACCTTAGCAGTACCGGTTAACAACTTAGTCTACAACTATGTGCTGAAAGACGGCGCCTTGGTTGATGGCATTGACTTGAGCTTCTTGAACTTCATTACCTTTATCGGTGTTATTGCAGCACTGGTTCAAATCTTGGAAATGTTGTTAGATAAGTTCTTCCCGGCACTCTATAACGCCTTGGGCATCTTCTTACCGTTGATCGCAGTAAACTGCGCCATCTTCGGTGGTGTGTCGTTCATGGTACAGCGCGATTATAACTTTGCCGAGTCCATCGTTTACGGCTTTGGCTCAGGTGTAGGCTGGATGCTGGCAATTGTATTGTTAGCCGGTATACGCGAGAAGATGAAGTATTCAGATGTGCCTGAAGGGCTGCGTGGCTTGGGGATTACCTTTATCTCTGCCGGCCTGATGGCAATTGGCTTCATGTCTTTCTCTGGCATATCCCTGTAATCCGGTGATAGAAAAGGAATAAACGATGGAAATCATTCTAGGCGTGGTCATGTTCACCGTGATTGTGCTGGTCCTAGTAAGCATTATCCTGTTTGCTAAGTCCAAGCTGGTTGCGGAAGGGGATGTGATCATCAGCATCAACGATGATCCCGATAAGGCGATCACCACAGGTGCCGGCGGTAAATTGCTGGGCGCCTTGGCCAACAGCGGTATCTTCGTTTCGTCTGCTTGTGGCGGCGGCGGTACTTGTGGTCAGTGTCGGGTACGCATCTTGGACGGCGGCGGTGAAATACTGCCCACAGAGCTTGATCATATCTCTAAAGGCGAAGCACGCCACGGCGAGCGCTTAGCTTGCCAGGTGAACGTTAAGCAAGATATGAAAATTGAACTGCCGGAAGAAGTGTTTGGCATCAAGAAATGGGATTGCGAAGTGTTGTCTAACGACAGCAAAGCGACTTTCATTAAAGAATTGAAGCTGAAAATCCCGAACGGTGAAAGTGTACCTTTCCGTGCTGGTGGTTATATTCAAATTGAAGCGCCGCCGCATCACGTTAAGTATAAAGATTTTGATGTACCAGAAAAGTACCGTGAAGACTGGGACAAGTTTAAGATCTTCGAACTGGAGTCTAAAGTAGACGAGGAAACTATCCGCGCTTACTCGATGGCTAACTACCCAGAAGAAGAAGGCATGATCCTGTTGAACGTGCGTATTGCCACGCCGCCGCCCCGTAACTGGGACGCGCCTCCGGGCATTATGTCTTCGTACATCTGGTCGCTTAAGGCTGGTGACACTACGACTATTTCGGGTCCTTTTGGTGAGTTCTTCGCTAAAGATACCGATGCAGAAATGGTGTTTGTGGGCGGTGGTGCCGGTATGGCGCCGATGCGTTCGCACATCTTTGACCAGCTCAAGCGCTTGGATTCTAAGCGTAAGATCAGCTTCTGGTACGGTGCACGCTCACGTCGCGAAATGTTCTATGTAGAAGATTTTGATGGCTTGGCAGCAGACCACGATAACTTCCAGTGGCATGTAGCCTTAAGTGACTCTACCCCAGAAGATGAGTGGGACGGTTACACAGGCTTTATCCACAACGTGTTATATGACAACTATCTGAAGGATCACGAAGCGCCGGAAGATTGTGAGTATTACATGTGTGGACCACCGGTGATGAACGCCGCCGTGATTAATATGCTCAAAGACTTGGGCGTAGAAGAAGACAACATTATGTTGGATGACTTTGGCGGTTAAAGCAGGTGGCTAAACTGGCGGTAATTCAGTCGGTTAAAAAGCCGGTTAAGCAGCTGTGAAGCACAGTTGCTTAACCTCTCTTGTTCAAACACAAGATGATGAGATCTAAATGAACTCTTATGTAACTAAATGGCTGGCCCCAATGGGGCTGGCCTTTTTATTGGTCGCCTGCAAGCCGGCCGAACTCACAGTACCCACCGCAAATGCCGAGCAACACCTGACCGGCAATACCATGGGTACTTACTATTCCATTAAAGTGTTGGGCGTCGATAAAGACGAGACTCAGCACTTACAAGCTGGCATCGACCAGCGGCTAGACTTGGTTAACCAACAAATGTCGACCTATTTGGCCGACTCTGAGCTAAGCCGCTTTAATCAGTCGACAAGCTCAGGTCCCTTTGCCGTCTCTGCGGATACCGCCAAAGTAGTCACAGCGGCGCTGCAGTTAGGCCAGCAAACCGAGCAAACACTCGATGTAACCCTGGGGCCACTGGTTAATTTATGGGGCTTTGGCCCAGATGAAAGACCGGTGCAAGTACCGACTCAGCAGCAGTTAGCCGACACTATGATGCACACAGGGTTGCAGCACTTGCGCGTTGCTTACGACCTTGAAGGCCAGTATTTATACAAAGCCATTCCTGAGCTGTACGTAGATTTATCCTCAATTGCCAAAGGCTTTGGCGTGGACGCCGTCTCTGAGTATTTGAGCGAGCAGGGCATAGGTAATCACCTGGTCGAAATTGGCGGCGAAGTGCGGTTAAGCGGTCATAACGGCCATAATAAGCCTTGGGCTATCGCGGTGGAAAAACCTCATAACGATGATGCTCGCAGTGACGAATTAGTGCAGCAAGTGGTGCTGCCGGGTAATAACAGCGTGGCGACCTCGGGGGATTATCGTAACTATTATGAGCTGGATGGCGTGCGCTTATCCCACACCATAGATCCCAGCACCGGTCACCCAATTACCCATAACTTGGCATCCGTGACAGTAATTCATCCCTCCTGTATGATTGCAGACGGACTTGCTACGGCATTAACGGTGATGGGGCCTGAGCGCGCTCTTGCCTTTGCCGAACAACATAAGCTTGCTGTGTATCTGCTGACCAAAACGGACGATGGCTTTCGAGTAGATATGACCAGTGCTTTCAAAAAGTACTTAAGAGGTTGATATGCTGTATTTTCTGATAACCTTTGCGGCGTTTGGTTTGGTCTTTTTCGCCATGGCCATTGGCTATATTTTGCAACGCAAGACCATAGCCGGCTCTTGCGGCGGCTTAGGCAGTGTGGGCATAGACAAAGCCTGTGATTGTGACGACCCGTGCGAAAGCCGCCAGAAGAAAATGGCCAAAGCAGAAGCCAAGCGCCAGATGCTCGAAGAAAATCGAATTATTTAAGGTCTGTGAGGCGTGAAGGGTGAGGCGAGAGGCGTAAACATACGGCGCCAGGCGCTGAACATAAATGTCTCTGTATGTAGGGTCGAATTTATTCGACCGCTTGCTGTTTAATGAGTTGATTCAATGACTTGTTTTCAATAAATAAACGCCTACAAAAAACGCCGCCGGCTAATCGAGGTGGTGTTTTACTCTTCACCCTTTACACCTCACTCCTCACCGCCTGTTAGCCATGCGTAAAATCATTCATGTAGACATGGACTGCTTCTATGCAGCAGTGGAAATGCGTGCTCATCCTGAGTGGCGCGATATTCCCATGGCGGTGGGCGGTAAGCCTGAGCGCCGTGGGGTGATCACCACCTGTAATTATCCTGCCCGTAAGTTTGGTATTCACTCGGCTATGTCTAGCCATCAAGCCCTACAACGCTGCCCGCACTTATTGTTAGTGCCCGGCAATATGGCCAGTTACAAAGCCGTATCAGTACAACTTCGCGAAATATTCCACCGCTACACCGACCTAGTCGAGCCATTATCCCTCGATGAAGCCTATCTGGATGTCTCCGACAGCCCGTGGTTTGCCGGCAGTGCCACGCGCATTGCCGAGCATATTCGCGCCACTATTGATCAAGAATTGCAGCTCACCGCCTCGGCGGGGGTGGCACCCAATAAGTTCTTAGCCAAAATTGCCTCTGACGAAAATAAGCCCGATGGCCTATTTGTATTGCCGCCATCTAAGGTGGCAGATTTTGTGCATCAGTTACCGCTGACCAAGATCCCCGGTGTGGGTGCTAAAACGGCGGAAAAGCTAAATAGCTTAGGTCTTACTCATTGTCATCAATTAGCGGGTTTTGGTGAGGCGGAGCTGGTACGGCGCTTCGGTAAATTTGGCGCTTTGCTATGGCAACGGGGGCAGGGCATAGATGAGCGGGAAGTGCAGCCCCATCGCATTCGAAAGTCGGTAGGCGTAGAAACCACGTTAATAGAAGATATTCAGCGGCCCGAACAAGGCTTATCCGTGCTGGCAGAACTGTGGCCCGAGTTGGTAACACGGCTCAACAATCGTGCCATTAAGAGTTTATGCCTGAAGCTTAAGTTTGCGGATTTTACTCAAACTACCTTGTCGCGGCGCACTCATCTTTTAGATGCAGCATTGGCCGAGCAGTTATGTGTTGAAGTGTGGCAACGAGCACAGGGGCGAAACGTACGCTTAGTGGGCATCAGCGTAGAGTTAGATCATGAACCGCAAGATACGAGCGACGTTGAGCGCCAGCAGCTAAGTTTTGATTGGTGATGAACACAGCGCTAAGTACCACAAAGTATTAGCCATGTAGAGGCCGCTTAAGCTGGCCGGTTTTGCGCAGCAAAACACTCATCATAGAGTAGGCTTTCTATCGACTGACCGTTAACGCTAGTCTTGTTTCTTGGTTACCACAGCCGTGCGGCTGGTGTTATTGCTCTCAAGTCGTTTTTCATTAGTGCTGATGGCTTCTTTGTTAGCCTTAGCGGCATTACTGCTAAGAGACTCGGCATTAGCGGCGCCTAAATAGCCGGCACTTAATGCAAGAAACAGGGCAACTGAGGTGGTTTTCATGTTCGCTCCTTATTTATAAGTGAAATGGTATCAATGCGTTTTTGTGCATGATTCTTTATAGATGAGTTATTACCCTAACAGTTTATTAACGGATAAAAAACTGCTAATTGATAGCTGTTAATCGCTATAAGTCAAGTTTAGGCGCTGGTTTATGCTGATCCTGTGATCGCTGTAGGTCTTATACTTTTTGCCCATATACCGTATCTTGCCCTGAAGTTGAGAGCGAAAATCAAGATACCGTGTGCGTCAGGATGACGGCTGAGAGGCAAATCTTGATGGCTGTAATGTGGCATAAAAAAGCCCCAAGCTGCATACAGCTTGGGGCTTTTTAGATCCAGCGATAGCGCCTACGCCTAGAAGTGAACTTGGCGTTTGGCGCTAATTTTTGCTACAAATTACTTTCTTCTTGCCAGCCAAAGTTGGATTGAGGAGCTTGTTGTTGCTGCCCTTGATTCGCACTTTGGTTCTGGTTCTGGTTCTGGTTTTGATTGAAGCCTTGGTCTGAGTCTTGATTGGAACCATAGCTGTCATTTAAGTTGTTGCTGTTGTTTGAGCTAGCACCCGAATTATGGCTTTGCGGGTTAGTTGAGCGCTGGCTTTCGCCATAGGTGTAATTCAGGTTAGAGCCTGTGGGCTGGCCATTGACCGGCGGCGCTAGCTCTATATTAGAGCGATTGGCGCTGGGACTTTCGATAGCGGGGCGATCACGGCCATCATCTAATGCCGCTTGTACGTCGGCAGGCGTTTCATTACGACGGTCATTTTGAATGCCGGGTGCTAACTTTCGGGTTTCATCCAATATTTCCCGTCCAAAATTAATCACACCGCTAAAAATATTGTCGGCCAAGGCTGGCAGCGCAAACAGCGTGAGCGCTAAACACAGGGGCGCTTTCTTAATCCAGATGCGTGTCATGGCAAAACCTCTGTCTTTTTGATTTGAAATAACTGGCAAACTGTTTGCCATTAATGACCAAAGCATAAGCTAAAAACCGCGACAGATACACCAGCCCGTCATCACCGAAGACGCCGCATGACGCACTTAACTTATGCTCTTTACTGGAGCCGAGCACCCAGTGCCCGGCGCTCGGCTAAATAAAGCCCCTGTGGTGTTTCGCTATTTCTCGCTGCTTCTTGCTGCTACGTACTGCAACAGCATACGTAGTGTAAGTGTTTTCTTACTCGGCGCTTCGGGCCGAGCGCTTGTTTTTG comes from Oceanisphaera profunda and encodes:
- a CDS encoding NADH:ubiquinone reductase (Na(+)-transporting) subunit D → MADKAEVKKVLFGPIIGNNPITLQVLGICSALAVTSQMQTAFVMSLAVIAVTAFSNLFISLVRNQIPNSVRIIAQMAIIASLVIVVDQILKAYAYDISKQLSVFVGLIITNCIVMGRAEAYAMKSPPLMSFYDGIGNGMGYGLILLIVATLRELFGSGTWFGIEILPLVKNGGWYQANGLMLLPPSAFFIIGGIIWVLRTMRPDQVEAKE
- the nqrE gene encoding NADH:ubiquinone reductase (Na(+)-transporting) subunit E — protein: MEHFISLFVRAIFIENMALAFFLGMCTFLAVSKKVKTSFGLGVAVVVVLTLAVPVNNLVYNYVLKDGALVDGIDLSFLNFITFIGVIAALVQILEMLLDKFFPALYNALGIFLPLIAVNCAIFGGVSFMVQRDYNFAESIVYGFGSGVGWMLAIVLLAGIREKMKYSDVPEGLRGLGITFISAGLMAIGFMSFSGISL
- the nqrF gene encoding NADH:ubiquinone reductase (Na(+)-transporting) subunit F, whose amino-acid sequence is MEIILGVVMFTVIVLVLVSIILFAKSKLVAEGDVIISINDDPDKAITTGAGGKLLGALANSGIFVSSACGGGGTCGQCRVRILDGGGEILPTELDHISKGEARHGERLACQVNVKQDMKIELPEEVFGIKKWDCEVLSNDSKATFIKELKLKIPNGESVPFRAGGYIQIEAPPHHVKYKDFDVPEKYREDWDKFKIFELESKVDEETIRAYSMANYPEEEGMILLNVRIATPPPRNWDAPPGIMSSYIWSLKAGDTTTISGPFGEFFAKDTDAEMVFVGGGAGMAPMRSHIFDQLKRLDSKRKISFWYGARSRREMFYVEDFDGLAADHDNFQWHVALSDSTPEDEWDGYTGFIHNVLYDNYLKDHEAPEDCEYYMCGPPVMNAAVINMLKDLGVEEDNIMLDDFGG
- a CDS encoding FAD:protein FMN transferase; translated protein: MNSYVTKWLAPMGLAFLLVACKPAELTVPTANAEQHLTGNTMGTYYSIKVLGVDKDETQHLQAGIDQRLDLVNQQMSTYLADSELSRFNQSTSSGPFAVSADTAKVVTAALQLGQQTEQTLDVTLGPLVNLWGFGPDERPVQVPTQQQLADTMMHTGLQHLRVAYDLEGQYLYKAIPELYVDLSSIAKGFGVDAVSEYLSEQGIGNHLVEIGGEVRLSGHNGHNKPWAIAVEKPHNDDARSDELVQQVVLPGNNSVATSGDYRNYYELDGVRLSHTIDPSTGHPITHNLASVTVIHPSCMIADGLATALTVMGPERALAFAEQHKLAVYLLTKTDDGFRVDMTSAFKKYLRG
- the nqrM gene encoding (Na+)-NQR maturation NqrM, which codes for MLYFLITFAAFGLVFFAMAIGYILQRKTIAGSCGGLGSVGIDKACDCDDPCESRQKKMAKAEAKRQMLEENRII
- the dinB gene encoding DNA polymerase IV; this translates as MRKIIHVDMDCFYAAVEMRAHPEWRDIPMAVGGKPERRGVITTCNYPARKFGIHSAMSSHQALQRCPHLLLVPGNMASYKAVSVQLREIFHRYTDLVEPLSLDEAYLDVSDSPWFAGSATRIAEHIRATIDQELQLTASAGVAPNKFLAKIASDENKPDGLFVLPPSKVADFVHQLPLTKIPGVGAKTAEKLNSLGLTHCHQLAGFGEAELVRRFGKFGALLWQRGQGIDEREVQPHRIRKSVGVETTLIEDIQRPEQGLSVLAELWPELVTRLNNRAIKSLCLKLKFADFTQTTLSRRTHLLDAALAEQLCVEVWQRAQGRNVRLVGISVELDHEPQDTSDVERQQLSFDW